In Mycobacterium stomatepiae, the following are encoded in one genomic region:
- a CDS encoding ABC-F family ATP-binding cassette domain-containing protein, translated as MAHLIGAEAVHLEYPTQVVFDSISLGVNDGARIGIVGRNGDGKSSLLRLLSGELRPNSGRVTRRSGLRVGALSQADTLDPVHTVGWTLVGDQPEHQWAGDPRIRDVVGGLVSDIAWDATTSTLSGDQRRRVQLAQLLIGEWDVVALDEPTNHLDIEGITWLAGHLQQRWARNTGGLLVVTHDRWFLDEVATTTWEVHDGIVEPFEGGYAAYILQRVERDRQAAAVESKRQNLMRKELAWLRRGPPARTSKPKFRIDAANQLIADVPPLRNTVELAKLATARLGKDVIDLLDVSVSFDGRPVLRDIEWRIGPGERTGILGANGAGKSTLLGLIAGTVAPDTGRVKRGKTVQLSVLDQQGDLLTPFTADRIADVLAGLRGGYQVEGREVTPTQLLERLGFGRGQLSARVGELSGGQRRRLQLMLTLLSEPNVLLLDEPTNDVDTDMLTATEDLLDSWPGTLIVVSHDRYLLERITDQQYAILDGRLRHLPGGVDEYLRLAARSPSIAEPLRAAPEPAGMSGAQRRAAEKELASVDRQLARLADRIAAKHVELADHDQSDHVGITRLTGELRTLEDEVGTLESRWLELSEMVE; from the coding sequence GTGGCGCACTTGATCGGGGCCGAGGCCGTTCACCTGGAATACCCGACTCAAGTGGTATTCGACTCGATCTCACTCGGGGTCAACGACGGCGCGCGGATCGGCATCGTCGGGCGCAACGGGGACGGCAAGTCGAGCCTGCTGCGTTTGCTGAGCGGTGAGCTGCGGCCCAACTCCGGCCGGGTCACCCGGCGCAGCGGATTGCGCGTCGGCGCGCTCAGCCAGGCCGACACCCTGGATCCGGTACACACGGTCGGCTGGACGCTGGTCGGCGACCAGCCCGAGCATCAGTGGGCCGGCGACCCGCGCATCCGCGATGTGGTCGGCGGATTGGTATCCGACATCGCTTGGGATGCAACGACGTCCACGCTCAGCGGGGATCAGCGTCGACGGGTGCAGCTGGCCCAGCTGCTGATCGGCGAATGGGACGTCGTCGCCCTCGACGAGCCCACCAACCACCTCGATATCGAGGGGATCACCTGGCTGGCCGGCCACCTGCAGCAGCGCTGGGCCCGCAACACCGGCGGGCTGTTGGTGGTAACGCACGACCGCTGGTTTCTCGACGAAGTCGCCACCACGACATGGGAGGTGCACGACGGGATCGTCGAACCGTTCGAGGGCGGCTACGCCGCCTATATCCTTCAGCGCGTCGAGCGGGACCGGCAGGCCGCCGCGGTGGAGTCCAAGCGGCAGAACCTGATGCGCAAGGAGCTGGCCTGGCTGCGCCGGGGCCCGCCGGCGCGGACCTCCAAACCGAAGTTCCGCATCGACGCCGCCAACCAGCTGATCGCCGACGTTCCGCCGCTGCGCAACACCGTCGAGCTGGCCAAGCTGGCGACGGCCCGACTCGGCAAAGACGTGATCGATCTGCTCGACGTGTCGGTCTCCTTCGACGGGCGTCCGGTACTGCGCGACATCGAGTGGCGGATCGGCCCGGGCGAACGCACCGGCATCCTCGGGGCCAACGGCGCGGGCAAGTCGACGCTGCTGGGCTTGATCGCGGGCACTGTCGCGCCGGACACCGGGCGGGTCAAGCGCGGCAAGACCGTTCAGTTGTCGGTGCTCGATCAGCAGGGCGACCTGCTTACCCCGTTCACCGCCGACCGGATCGCCGACGTACTGGCCGGCCTGCGCGGCGGCTACCAGGTCGAGGGGCGCGAGGTCACCCCGACCCAACTGCTGGAGCGGCTCGGGTTCGGGCGCGGCCAGCTGTCGGCGCGGGTCGGCGAGCTGTCCGGCGGCCAACGGCGGCGGCTGCAGCTGATGCTCACCTTGCTGTCCGAGCCGAATGTGCTGCTACTCGACGAGCCCACCAACGACGTCGACACCGACATGCTGACGGCCACCGAGGATTTGCTCGACTCCTGGCCGGGCACGCTGATCGTCGTCTCGCACGACCGCTATCTGCTGGAGCGGATTACCGATCAGCAGTACGCGATTCTCGACGGCCGGCTGCGCCACCTGCCCGGCGGCGTCGACGAGTACCTGCGGCTGGCCGCCCGGTCACCGAGTATCGCGGAACCGCTGCGGGCCGCTCCCGAGCCCGCGGGGATGTCCGGCGCGCAGCGTCGCGCGGCCGAGAAGGAGCTGGCGTCGGTCGATCGTCAGCTCGCCCGGTTGGCCGACCGGATCGCGGCCAAGCACGTCGAACTCGCCGACCACGACCAGTCCGACCACGTCGGCATCACCCGGCTGACGGGCGAATTGCGGACGCTGGAAGACGAGGTCGGCACGCTGGAAAGCCGCTGGCTGGAGCTCTCGGAAATGGTCGAATAG
- a CDS encoding Trm112 family protein codes for MVDDTLLSILVCPQDRGPLLLVSQEDGDELLYNPRLRRAYRIEEGIPVLLIDEARDVDDDEHARLMERGRPATPR; via the coding sequence ATGGTTGACGACACGCTGCTGAGCATTCTCGTCTGCCCGCAGGACCGCGGCCCGCTGCTGCTGGTGTCCCAAGAAGACGGCGACGAACTGCTGTACAACCCGCGACTGCGCCGCGCCTACCGCATCGAGGAGGGGATTCCGGTGCTGCTGATCGACGAGGCGCGCGATGTCGACGACGACGAGCACGCTCGTCTCATGGAACGAGGCCGTCCGGCAACTCCCCGGTGA
- a CDS encoding TetR/AcrR family transcriptional regulator has protein sequence MTAANAERRRPGRPAGNSDTRERILTCARELFARNGIGHTSIRAVATAAGVDSALVHHYFGTKEKLFAAAVRIPIDPMDIIGPLREIPVEEIGYKLPSMLLPLWDSELGTGFIAALRSIVAGSEVNLFRSFIQEVIAVEVGTRVDNPPGTGIIRIQFVASQMVGVVMARYILQLEPFASLPPEQVAATIAPNLQRYLTGELPDGLVP, from the coding sequence GTGACGGCCGCCAACGCCGAGCGCCGGCGGCCGGGCCGGCCCGCCGGAAACTCCGACACGCGCGAGCGTATCTTGACTTGTGCGCGAGAGCTGTTCGCCCGCAATGGAATTGGTCACACGTCGATTCGCGCCGTGGCGACCGCGGCCGGCGTCGACTCGGCGTTGGTGCATCACTATTTCGGCACCAAGGAGAAGCTGTTCGCCGCGGCGGTGCGCATCCCGATCGACCCGATGGACATCATCGGCCCGCTGCGCGAAATCCCCGTCGAGGAGATCGGCTACAAACTGCCGTCAATGTTGTTGCCGCTGTGGGATTCCGAACTGGGCACCGGGTTCATCGCCGCGCTACGGTCCATCGTGGCCGGGTCCGAGGTCAACCTGTTCCGGTCTTTCATCCAAGAGGTGATCGCGGTGGAGGTCGGGACCCGCGTCGACAACCCGCCGGGCACCGGGATCATCCGCATTCAATTCGTCGCGTCGCAGATGGTGGGCGTGGTGATGGCTCGCTACATCCTGCAGCTGGAGCCGTTCGCGTCGCTGCCGCCCGAGCAGGTCGCGGCGACCATCGCACCGAACCTGCAGCGCTACCTCACCGGGGAGTTGCCGGACGGCCTCGTTCCATGA
- a CDS encoding HNH endonuclease signature motif containing protein: MFDAERSRELIDRMSAASRLEARAAADRLDAIGELFELRRAENGEHRDWAVDTWAAVAAEVAAEFRISLAMAGSYLRYALAMRERLPAVAAAFRAGDIDYRLFQTVVYRTDLITDAAILAKVDAQLALRVTRWPSMTRGRLAGQIDRVVAFADVDAVRRHEALKRGREVSIWESEGGIAEVHGRLFVTDATALDRRLDALAATVCPADPRSRDQRRADALGVLAGGGDQLGCRCGTAGCVAGGRRAGPVVIHVIADQAAVAGSGVAPASSLAADGLIPAAVVAELAKSSVLRPLLVPISGEAQYVASAKLAAYVRARDLTCRAPGCDRPASESDLDHTIPYDDGGATHPSNLKCLCRKHHLLKTFWGWSDEQLPNGTVIWTLPDGRRHVTTPGSALLFPNLCAPTGELPRGDRTRIDSCRERSAMMPLRTSTRAQDRATRIAAERRSNRLARHAYVGPAPPGQSDDEPPPF, translated from the coding sequence ATGTTCGATGCAGAGCGATCGCGGGAGCTGATCGACCGGATGTCTGCTGCCTCGCGATTGGAGGCCAGGGCAGCGGCCGATCGGTTGGATGCGATCGGAGAACTGTTCGAGCTGCGCCGGGCCGAAAACGGCGAGCATCGGGATTGGGCGGTCGACACCTGGGCGGCGGTGGCAGCCGAGGTCGCGGCGGAGTTTCGGATAAGCCTGGCGATGGCCGGCAGCTATCTGCGGTACGCCTTGGCGATGCGGGAGCGGCTACCGGCGGTGGCCGCGGCGTTTCGGGCCGGCGACATCGATTACCGGCTGTTTCAAACGGTCGTATACCGCACCGACTTGATCACGGATGCCGCAATCCTGGCCAAGGTGGATGCGCAGCTGGCGCTGCGGGTGACGCGCTGGCCGTCGATGACCCGCGGACGGTTGGCCGGCCAGATCGACCGCGTCGTTGCTTTCGCGGATGTCGATGCGGTGCGTCGGCACGAGGCGCTCAAGCGTGGTCGCGAGGTATCGATCTGGGAATCGGAGGGCGGCATCGCCGAGGTGCATGGCCGGCTATTCGTCACCGACGCCACGGCGCTGGATAGGCGGCTGGATGCACTTGCCGCCACCGTGTGCCCCGCCGATCCACGCAGCCGAGACCAGCGCCGGGCCGATGCGTTGGGCGTGCTGGCCGGCGGGGGAGATCAGTTGGGCTGCCGGTGCGGCACCGCCGGCTGCGTCGCCGGCGGGAGACGGGCCGGACCGGTGGTCATTCATGTCATCGCCGATCAAGCCGCGGTCGCGGGCAGTGGCGTGGCGCCCGCGTCGTCGCTTGCGGCGGATGGGCTGATTCCGGCGGCGGTGGTGGCCGAGCTGGCGAAGTCGTCGGTGCTACGGCCGTTGCTCGTGCCGATCAGTGGCGAAGCCCAGTACGTTGCGTCGGCCAAGCTTGCCGCCTACGTGCGGGCGCGCGATCTGACCTGCCGGGCGCCGGGATGCGATCGACCCGCCTCGGAAAGCGACCTCGACCACACCATCCCGTACGACGATGGCGGAGCCACCCATCCGTCGAACCTGAAGTGCCTGTGCCGGAAACATCATCTGCTCAAGACGTTCTGGGGCTGGTCCGACGAGCAGCTGCCCAACGGGACGGTGATCTGGACACTGCCCGACGGCCGCAGGCATGTCACCACACCCGGGAGCGCGCTGCTCTTCCCCAACTTGTGCGCACCCACTGGCGAGTTGCCCCGCGGCGACCGGACTCGCATCGATAGCTGTCGGGAGAGATCCGCAATGATGCCGCTGCGCACGAGCACTCGCGCACAGGACCGGGCCACCCGCATCGCCGCCGAGCGCCGAAGCAACCGCCTGGCCCGGCACGCCTACGTGGGCCCGGCCCCACCCGGCCAAAGCGACGATGAGCCGCCACCCTTTTGA
- a CDS encoding acyl-CoA synthetase → MDLNLSMITRPVERLVATAQNGLEVLRLGGLETGTVPSPSQIVESVPMYKLRRYFPPDNRPGQQPVGPPVLMVHPMMMSADMWDVTREDGAVGILHSHGLDCWVIDFGSPDKVEGGMRRNLADHIVALSQAIDTVRDATGADVHLVGYSQGGMWCYQVAAYRRSKALASIVTFGSPVDTLAALPMGIPANFAPPVANFMADHVFSRLAIPGWMARAGFQMLDPLKTAKARVDFVRQLHDREALLPREQQRRFLEREGWIAWSGPAISELLKQFIAHNRMMTGGFAVNGQMVTLTDITCPVLAFVGEVDDIGQPASVRGIRRAAPDAEVYEARIRTGHFGLVVGSKAAEQGWPTVAAWIEWLSSGGDKPSSIDLMADQPEEHTDSGVALSSRITHGLGEASEAALELVRGATGAVVAANKSMRTLAVETARTLPRLARLGQINDHTRISLGRIIAEQAGSAPRGEFLLFDGRVHTYEAVDRRINNVVRGLIQVGVRQGDRVGVLMETRPSALVAIAALSRLGAVAVVMHPEADLPASVRLGRVTEILTDPTNLEAARQWPGQVLVLGGGEARNLHLPEDGSGLAQVIDMEQIDPDAVELPAWYRPNPGLARDLAFIAFNTVGGELVAKQITNYRWAVSAFGTASAAGLGGRDTVYCLTPLHHESALLVALGGAVVGGTRIALSRGLRADRFVSEIRQYGVTVVSYTWAMLRDVVDDPAFVLHGNHPVRLFIGSGMPTGLWERVVDAFTPANVVEFFATTDGQAVLANVSGAKIGSKGRPLPGAGRIELGAYDTEHDLILEDERGFVQVADTNQVGVLLAASRGPIDPTASVKRGVFAPGDTWISTENLFRRDEDGDYWLLGRRGSVVHTERGLVYSDAVTDALGLINGVDLAVTYNVPFGNHEVAVSAVTLLPGASITAADLTDAFADMPVGLGPDIVHVVPEMALSATYRPTVSALRAAGIPKSGRHAWYFDTASEHYRKLTPAVRAELSATYKGTDG, encoded by the coding sequence ATGGATCTGAACTTGTCGATGATCACGCGGCCGGTGGAACGACTGGTCGCGACGGCCCAGAACGGCCTGGAGGTCTTACGGCTGGGGGGCCTGGAGACCGGTACCGTTCCATCGCCGTCGCAGATTGTCGAAAGCGTGCCGATGTACAAGCTTCGGCGCTACTTTCCGCCCGACAACCGACCCGGACAGCAACCCGTTGGACCGCCGGTGCTGATGGTGCACCCGATGATGATGTCGGCGGATATGTGGGATGTCACCCGCGAAGACGGCGCGGTCGGCATCCTGCACTCGCACGGGCTGGATTGCTGGGTCATCGACTTCGGTTCCCCCGACAAGGTCGAGGGCGGCATGCGCCGCAACCTGGCCGACCACATCGTCGCGCTCAGTCAGGCCATCGACACGGTGCGGGACGCCACCGGCGCGGACGTCCATCTGGTCGGGTATTCGCAGGGCGGGATGTGGTGCTACCAGGTCGCCGCCTACCGGCGTTCGAAAGCGCTGGCCAGCATCGTGACTTTCGGTTCGCCGGTGGACACCCTGGCCGCCCTGCCGATGGGCATCCCGGCAAACTTCGCCCCGCCCGTCGCCAACTTCATGGCCGATCACGTCTTCAGCCGGCTGGCCATCCCGGGCTGGATGGCGCGGGCCGGCTTCCAGATGCTCGACCCGCTCAAGACCGCCAAGGCCCGGGTCGACTTCGTGCGTCAGCTGCACGACCGCGAGGCGCTGCTGCCCCGTGAACAACAGCGCAGATTCCTCGAACGCGAGGGGTGGATCGCCTGGTCCGGCCCGGCGATCTCCGAGCTGCTCAAGCAGTTCATCGCGCACAACCGGATGATGACCGGCGGTTTCGCGGTCAACGGGCAGATGGTCACGCTCACCGACATCACCTGCCCGGTGCTGGCCTTCGTCGGCGAGGTCGACGACATCGGCCAGCCGGCGTCGGTGCGCGGCATCCGGCGCGCGGCGCCCGACGCCGAGGTCTACGAGGCCCGCATCCGCACCGGCCATTTCGGCCTGGTGGTCGGATCCAAGGCGGCGGAGCAGGGTTGGCCGACCGTCGCCGCGTGGATCGAATGGCTGTCCTCCGGCGGGGACAAGCCGTCGAGCATCGACCTGATGGCCGATCAGCCCGAAGAGCACACCGACAGCGGCGTCGCGCTGAGTTCGCGGATCACCCACGGCCTCGGTGAGGCGTCGGAGGCGGCGTTGGAGCTGGTGCGCGGTGCCACCGGCGCGGTGGTCGCGGCCAACAAATCCATGCGGACCCTGGCCGTGGAGACCGCGCGCACGCTGCCGCGGCTGGCCCGGCTCGGACAGATCAACGACCACACTCGAATCTCGTTGGGCCGCATCATCGCCGAGCAGGCCGGCAGCGCGCCACGCGGTGAATTCTTGCTGTTCGACGGTCGCGTGCACACGTACGAGGCCGTCGATCGGCGCATCAACAACGTCGTTCGGGGCCTGATTCAGGTCGGCGTGCGCCAGGGCGACCGGGTGGGCGTGCTGATGGAGACGCGGCCCAGCGCCCTGGTCGCGATCGCCGCGCTGTCTCGGCTCGGCGCCGTCGCGGTCGTGATGCACCCGGAGGCCGATCTGCCGGCCTCGGTCCGCCTCGGGCGGGTCACCGAGATCCTGACCGACCCCACCAACCTCGAGGCCGCCCGGCAATGGCCGGGCCAGGTGCTGGTGCTCGGTGGTGGTGAGGCACGCAACCTGCACCTGCCCGAGGACGGCTCGGGACTGGCGCAAGTCATCGACATGGAGCAGATCGACCCCGACGCGGTCGAGCTCCCCGCCTGGTATCGGCCCAACCCTGGACTGGCGCGGGATCTGGCGTTCATCGCGTTCAACACGGTCGGCGGCGAGCTGGTGGCCAAGCAGATCACCAACTACCGGTGGGCGGTGTCGGCATTCGGGACCGCCTCGGCGGCCGGCTTGGGGGGCCGCGACACCGTGTACTGCCTGACGCCGCTGCATCACGAGTCCGCGCTGCTGGTCGCCCTGGGCGGCGCGGTCGTCGGCGGAACCCGCATTGCCCTATCACGCGGCCTGCGCGCGGACCGCTTCGTCAGCGAGATACGGCAGTACGGCGTCACCGTGGTGTCCTACACCTGGGCGATGCTGCGCGACGTCGTCGACGATCCGGCCTTTGTGCTGCACGGCAACCATCCGGTTCGGCTGTTCATCGGCTCGGGCATGCCGACCGGATTGTGGGAGCGGGTGGTCGACGCGTTCACGCCGGCGAACGTCGTCGAGTTCTTCGCCACCACGGACGGACAGGCGGTGCTGGCCAACGTGTCCGGTGCCAAGATCGGCAGCAAGGGCCGCCCGCTGCCCGGCGCCGGGCGAATCGAGCTCGGGGCCTACGACACCGAACACGACCTCATCCTGGAAGACGAGCGGGGTTTTGTGCAGGTCGCCGACACCAACCAGGTCGGGGTGTTGCTCGCGGCATCCCGAGGACCGATCGATCCGACCGCCTCGGTCAAGCGCGGGGTCTTCGCGCCCGGCGACACCTGGATCTCCACCGAGAACCTGTTCCGCCGCGACGAGGACGGCGACTACTGGCTGCTGGGCCGCCGCGGCTCGGTCGTGCACACCGAACGCGGGCTGGTCTATTCCGATGCGGTCACCGATGCGCTGGGCCTGATCAACGGCGTGGACCTCGCGGTGACCTACAACGTGCCGTTCGGCAACCACGAGGTAGCGGTCTCCGCGGTGACGCTGCTGCCCGGGGCCAGCATCACGGCGGCCGACCTCACCGACGCGTTCGCCGACATGCCCGTCGGGCTCGGGCCCGACATCGTGCACGTGGTGCCGGAGATGGCGCTCAGCGCCACCTATCGTCCGACGGTTAGCGCGCTGCGGGCGGCCGGAATTCCCAAATCCGGCCGGCACGCCTGGTATTTCGACACCGCCAGCGAGCACTACCGCAAGCTGACGCCGGCGGTTCGGGCCGAGCTCAGCGCTACCTACAAGGGCACCGATGGTTGA